The Henckelia pumila isolate YLH828 chromosome 2, ASM3356847v2, whole genome shotgun sequence genome includes a window with the following:
- the LOC140877642 gene encoding uncharacterized protein, whose protein sequence is MARVFKGRNFKYSDVLGVTLGANPSYVWHCLLWSPDIVKKGICWRVGNGSKISAKYELWILGIPSYKNRHNTIPDDKMMVADFINTTGTWNESKLRQYFHNIEAEAICAISLNRKGFVDVRCWMGNVNVCKAWKNTAYWRHLRLFRNANFLDCMLALSKALLRNELEVYVMMTWAIWGEVFKWSHDDNKERKEINMCWYIAWLENYRLANVACRSSLGHGTCSITKNWLPSEPNFVRLDVDAGMDLKTNKGSLGAVVRNSSGMVVEAKAGLMRHRGSVKGMKLEAIRFGLLQSGTWGGRQTKQLTALRREHCYWNVISNGYKGLSTLV, encoded by the exons ATGGCAAGAGTTTTCAAAGGTAGAAATTTCAAATATTCGGATGTTCTTGGGGTGACTTTAGGGGCTAATCCATCATATGTTTGGCACTGTTTGCTTTGGAGTCCTGATATTGTTAAGAAGGGAATTTGTTGGAGAGTTGGGAATGGATCTAAAATATCAGCAAAATATGAGTTGTGGATTCTGGGTATCCCAAGCTACAAAAATCGACACAATACTATTCCAGATGACAAAATGATGGTGGCAGATTTTATCAACACAACGGGAACTTGGAATGAATCTAAGTTACGCCAATACTTTCATAATATTGAAGCTGAGGCTATTTGTGCAATTAGTTTGAATCGTAAAGGTTTTGTTGATGTTCGTTGTTGGATGGGAAATGTTAATG TTTGTAAAGCTTGGAAGAATACTGCTTATTGGCGCCATTTGCGTTTATTTCGTAATGCCAATTTTTTGGATTGTATGTTGGCTTTGTCAAAGGCGTTATTGAGAAATGAATTGGAGGTGTATGTGATGATGACTTGGGCTATTTGGGGAGAAGTTTTTAAATGGAGTCATGATGATAATAAGGAGAGGAAGGAGATTAATATGTGTTGGTATATTGCTTGGTTGGAGAATTATCGATTAGCTAATGTCGCATGTCGGAGTTCACTTGGACATGGAACGTGTTCTATTACTAAAAATTGGCTACCTTCGGAACCGAACTTTGTCAGACTAGATGTTGATGCTGGAATGGATTTGAAAACTAACAAAGGCAGCCTAGGAGCAGTAGTTCGAAACTCTTCTGGCATGGTTGTGGAAGCGAAGGCTGGGTTGATGCGGCATCGGGGCTCGGTGAAAGGAATGAAATTAGAAGCTATTAGATTTG GTTTGCTTCAATCCGGCACATGGGGAGGAAGGCAAACCAAGCAGCTCACAGCCTTGCGAAGAGAGCACTGTTATTGGAATGTAATTTCGAATGGTTACAAGGGGCTTTCCACCTTGGTTTGA
- the LOC140881417 gene encoding F-box/LRR-repeat protein 14, with protein sequence MDDLPEHLAWEILGRIKRTVDKNSVSLSCKRLHELDSQQRNSIRVGCGLDPANDALISLCNRFQNLEKVEISYSGWMSRLGKQLDDQGLRILSNSCPLMTDLTLSYCTFITDAGLSHLASCSHLSALKLIFTPRISGFGILSAVMGCKNLTLLHLIRCLNVVSVEWLEYLGKLETLEDLCIKNCRAIGEGDLIKLGPTWQKLKRLQFEVDANYRYMKVYDRLAIDQWQKQWIPCDSMQELKLVNGIISPGRGLACVLGKCKNLEKIHLDMCVGVRDSDIIGLAHKSSNLRSISLRFPSDFSLPLLMNNAIRLTDRCLEALALNCAQLESVRLSFSDGEFPSFSSFTLHGILTLVEKCPIRELSLDHVYSFNDVGMEALCSAQYLQTLVLTRCQEITDEGLQLVGQYPQLCTLKLSKCLGITDDGLKPLVGSLKLKVLAVDDCPQISERGVQGAAASVTFKQDLSWMY encoded by the coding sequence ATGGATGATTTGCCAGAGCATTTGGCATGGGAAATTTTAGGCAGGATTAAGAGAACAGTGGATAAAAACTCTGTATCTCTAAGTTGTAAGCGCCTCCATGAATTGGATAGTCAGCAAAGAAACTCTATTCGAGTTGGTTGTGGCTTGGATCCAGCAAATGATGCATTGATATCTTTGTGCAATAGATTTCAGAACTTGGAAAAAGTGGAAATATCTTACTCGGGTTGGATGTCCAGATTAGGAAAACAGTTGGATGACCAGGGGCTTCGGATTCTTTCAAACAGCTGTCCCCTGATGACAGATCTCACCTTAAGTTACTGCACTTTTATCACTGATGCTGGCTTAAGCCACCTGGCTTCTTGCTCCCATCTTTCAGCCTTGAAGTTAATTTTTACTCCCAGAATAAGTGGTTTTGGGATATTATCTGCGGTAATGGGATGTAAAAATCTTACCCTTTTGCACCTTATTCGTTGTCTTAATGTTGTAAGCGTGGAATGGCTAGAGTATCTTGGCAAGCTTGAAACCCTAGAAGATCTCTGCATCAAGAACTGTAGGGCGATTGGGGAAGGTGATCTAATAAAGCTGGGGCCTACTTGGCAAAAATTGAAGAGATTGCAATTCGAGGTAGATGCCAATTATCGTTACATGAAGGTATACGATAGGTTAGCCATAGATCAGTGGCAGAAGCAGTGGATTCCATGTGACAGCATGCAAGAACTTAAGCTGGTGAATGGCATCATAAGCCCTGGCCGAGGTCTTGCTTGTGTACTAGGGAAATGCAAGAACTTGGAAAAAATTCACTTAGACATGTGTGTCGGTGTGAGAGACTCGGATATAATAGGTTTAGCCCATAAATCTAGTAACCTTCGATCCATTTCTCTCCGTTTCCCTTCAGATTTTTCGCTCCCGCTTTTGATGAACAATGCAATAAGACTAACAGATAGATGTTTAGAGGCACTGGCTCTAAATTGCGCACAACTTGAATCGGTCAGATTATCATTCTCTGATGGCGAGTTCCCTTCCTTTTCATCATTTACTTTACACGGGATCCTTACATTAGTAGAAAAGTGCCCAATACGGGAACTCTCTCTTGACCACGTTTATTCTTTCAATGATGTTGGCATGGAAGCCCTTTGCTCTGCACAATATCTTCAAACTTTAGTGCTGACTCGATGCCAAGAAATTACGGACGAAGGGCTGCAACTTGTGGGACAATATCCTCAGCTTTGTACCTTAAAGCTTAGCAAATGTCTGGGAATAACTGATGATGGATTGAAACCGCTTGTGGGATCACTCAAACTAAAAGTTTTAGCAGTTGATGATTGTCCGCAGATATCTGAAAGAGGCGTTCAAGGGGCTGCTGCTTCAGTGACTTTCAAACAAGATCTGTCATGGATGTATTGA